The following are encoded in a window of Chloroflexota bacterium genomic DNA:
- a CDS encoding L-rhamnose mutarotase has protein sequence MLLAAMYPVLENVMPRIAFALPIKPDKIDAYRETHANVWPELLAENTVAGIRNYTIVLFGHHAIGLLECDDWDAATAYLAKSESQLRWQELHTDILDVDMSSGLVPLEMLEELFHQD, from the coding sequence ATGCTGCTAGCGGCCATGTATCCAGTGCTGGAGAACGTCATGCCGCGCATCGCTTTCGCCCTGCCGATCAAGCCCGACAAGATCGACGCCTACCGGGAGACCCACGCCAACGTGTGGCCCGAATTGCTGGCCGAGAATACCGTTGCGGGCATTCGCAACTACACCATCGTGCTCTTCGGCCACCACGCCATCGGTCTGCTGGAGTGCGACGACTGGGACGCGGCGACGGCGTACCTGGCGAAGTCGGAGTCCCAGCTGCGCTGGCAGGAGCTGCACACGGACATCCTGGACGTGGACATGAGCTCGGGCCTGGTTCCGCTGGAGATGCTGGAGGAGCTGTTCCACCAGGACTGA
- the ilvD gene encoding dihydroxy-acid dehydratase yields the protein MPPLPRPNSAAMTQGPARAPARSMLKAIGFTDEDLRRPIIGVAHQWIETMPCNFNHREMAEHVKAGVRAAGGTPVEINTISVSDGVAMGTEGMRASLVSREVIADSIELAARGHCVDALVVLVGCDKTIPAGAMVLARLNLPGLALYTGSIAPGVHRGRDVTIQDVFEGVGTHAAGRIDDAELLAIEDAACPGAGACGGQFTANTMATALEFLGISPAGANAVPATNAAKAQAAVAAGELAVDLLRRDARPRDVITRASMENAIASLAATGGSTNAVLHLMAIAHEAGVDLELEDFDRIAERTPIITDLKPTGRFVASDVYAAGGLSVIAAELASRDLLHADARNVDGRTVAEIADAAQRSDAAGEVITSIDTPVKASGGIAILRGNLAPDGCVAKVSGQEQTPFSGPARVFDGEAACYAALEAGEIAPGDFVVIRYEGPVGGPGMREMLQVTGALQGAGLGGSVALMTDGRFSGASHGRMVGHVAPEAAHGGPIAIVRDGDRITLDPVGRRLDVALSDDEIAERLAAWSPPPPRYPGGVMAKYAAQVSSASAGAVTSVFTP from the coding sequence ATGCCTCCGCTGCCGCGACCGAATAGCGCCGCCATGACCCAGGGCCCGGCGCGCGCCCCCGCACGCTCGATGCTCAAGGCCATCGGTTTCACCGACGAGGACCTGCGGCGTCCCATCATCGGCGTGGCGCACCAGTGGATCGAGACCATGCCGTGCAACTTCAACCATCGCGAGATGGCCGAGCACGTCAAGGCCGGGGTGCGGGCGGCGGGCGGCACGCCGGTGGAGATCAACACCATTTCCGTCTCCGACGGCGTGGCGATGGGTACCGAGGGCATGCGCGCCTCGCTGGTGAGCCGCGAGGTCATCGCCGACTCCATCGAGCTGGCGGCGCGGGGGCACTGCGTCGACGCGTTGGTGGTGCTCGTCGGCTGCGATAAGACCATTCCCGCCGGCGCCATGGTGCTGGCGCGGCTGAACCTGCCGGGGTTGGCGCTCTATACCGGCAGCATCGCCCCGGGGGTTCACCGCGGACGCGACGTCACGATCCAGGACGTGTTCGAAGGTGTGGGGACCCACGCGGCGGGGCGCATCGACGACGCGGAGCTGCTGGCCATTGAGGACGCCGCCTGTCCCGGCGCCGGGGCATGCGGCGGGCAGTTCACGGCCAACACCATGGCCACGGCGCTGGAGTTCCTGGGGATCAGCCCGGCGGGCGCCAACGCGGTGCCGGCCACCAACGCGGCCAAGGCCCAGGCCGCGGTCGCCGCCGGCGAGCTGGCGGTCGACCTGCTGCGGCGCGACGCGCGCCCGCGGGACGTCATCACCCGCGCGTCCATGGAGAACGCCATCGCCTCATTGGCGGCCACCGGCGGTTCCACCAACGCCGTGCTGCATCTCATGGCCATTGCCCATGAGGCGGGCGTTGACCTCGAACTCGAGGACTTCGACCGTATCGCCGAGCGCACGCCGATCATCACCGACCTCAAGCCCACCGGGCGCTTCGTGGCGTCGGACGTCTATGCGGCCGGCGGCCTGTCCGTGATTGCCGCCGAGCTGGCGTCGCGCGACCTGCTGCATGCGGACGCGCGCAATGTGGACGGACGCACGGTAGCGGAGATTGCCGACGCCGCGCAGCGGTCGGACGCCGCCGGCGAGGTGATCACGAGCATCGACACGCCCGTGAAGGCCAGCGGTGGGATTGCCATTCTGCGCGGGAATCTGGCCCCGGACGGCTGCGTCGCCAAAGTCTCCGGCCAAGAGCAGACACCCTTTAGCGGACCGGCGCGGGTCTTCGACGGCGAGGCCGCCTGCTACGCCGCGCTGGAGGCCGGCGAGATTGCGCCCGGCGACTTCGTGGTGATTCGCTACGAGGGACCGGTGGGCGGACCCGGTATGCGGGAGATGCTGCAGGTGACGGGCGCACTGCAGGGAGCCGGTTTGGGCGGCTCGGTGGCCTTGATGACCGACGGACGATTCTCGGGCGCCTCTCACGGACGCATGGTCGGGCACGTGGCGCCGGAGGCCGCGCACGGCGGGCCCATCGCCATCGTGCGCGACGGCGACCGCATCACCCTCGATCCCGTGGGCCGCCGGCTGGACGTGGCGCTGTCGGATGACGAGATCGCGGAGCGTCTTGCGGCCTGGTCCCCGCCGCCCCCACGCTATCCCGGCGGCGTGATGGCCAAATATGCCGCGCAGGTTTCGTCGGCGAGCGCGGGGGCCGTGACCAGCGTCTTCACGCCCTAG
- a CDS encoding GPP34 family phosphoprotein — translation MLRFAEEIMLLLLDDEGGDFLHVSDWSLRCALAGAVLMDLALENRIDTDLKQLVLVDATPVGDDLLDPTLERIAAADETYDAAHWVHQTARESDQIRDRALARLTEHGILERRDESFLWVFKSRRYPAVDGKADREVKLRIMGVLFSDEIPDPRDIVIVALAEACGIFQALLSTRELATASARIEQVRKLDLIGQAISQAVWDIETSLAMAMHPPM, via the coding sequence GTGCTGAGATTCGCCGAAGAGATCATGCTGCTCCTGCTCGACGACGAGGGCGGGGACTTCCTGCACGTCTCCGACTGGTCGCTGCGTTGCGCCCTGGCCGGCGCGGTGCTCATGGACCTGGCGTTGGAGAACCGCATCGACACCGACCTCAAGCAGCTCGTCCTGGTCGATGCGACGCCCGTCGGGGACGACCTGCTCGACCCGACGCTTGAAAGAATCGCCGCGGCCGACGAGACGTACGACGCCGCCCATTGGGTCCACCAGACGGCACGCGAATCCGACCAGATCCGCGACCGCGCGCTTGCTCGTCTCACGGAGCACGGCATTCTTGAGCGCCGGGACGAGAGCTTCCTGTGGGTGTTCAAGTCGCGGCGCTATCCGGCCGTGGACGGCAAAGCCGACCGCGAAGTCAAGCTGCGGATCATGGGCGTGCTGTTCAGCGACGAGATTCCCGACCCGCGCGACATTGTCATCGTCGCCCTCGCCGAGGCCTGCGGCATCTTCCAGGCGCTCCTGTCCACGCGCGAGCTGGCCACCGCGTCCGCGCGAATCGAGCAGGTGCGCAAGCTGGACCTGATCGGCCAGGCCATTTCGCAGGCCGTGTGGGACATCGAGACGTCCCTGGCCATGGCCATGCACCCGCCCATGTAG
- a CDS encoding GNAT family N-acetyltransferase, producing the protein MTGIVIEDCGPGDSREQAARDLADAVGQAEYFAYEAEWHLDKHTLVAVKSDRVVGFLRFVVQEIGPDSDRASLTLRGEPMREAYVLAFGVADDQRRRGVGTALQNELIERAATLGCLQVRSRSAGDRAANHALKLSLGFGVHPTKDTDQGVFFVLRLPQAERSRDGVGD; encoded by the coding sequence ATGACCGGCATCGTGATCGAGGACTGCGGGCCTGGCGATTCGCGCGAGCAGGCGGCGCGCGATTTGGCCGATGCTGTGGGCCAGGCCGAGTACTTCGCGTATGAGGCCGAGTGGCACCTGGACAAGCACACGCTGGTCGCGGTGAAGTCTGACCGTGTGGTTGGGTTTCTCCGTTTTGTCGTCCAGGAAATCGGACCCGACAGTGACCGAGCGAGCCTGACCCTGCGCGGCGAGCCCATGCGCGAGGCGTACGTGCTGGCCTTCGGCGTCGCCGACGATCAGCGGCGCCGCGGCGTGGGAACCGCGCTGCAGAACGAGTTGATTGAGCGAGCCGCGACCCTCGGCTGCCTGCAGGTGCGCTCGCGCAGCGCCGGCGATCGGGCGGCCAATCACGCGCTCAAGCTCTCGCTCGGCTTTGGCGTCCATCCCACCAAGGACACCGATCAGGGCGTGTTCTTTGTGCTGCGCCTGCCGCAGGCGGAGCGGTCGCGAGACGGGGTTGGAGACTAA
- a CDS encoding Fic family protein: protein MPSPLPPEPPVQLDGGLQALLSQADQALGRLDGSIQTLPDPDLFVFMYVRKEAVLSSQIEGTQSSLQDVLAAEAQIRSPDRPRDVDEVINYVTAMNHGLDRLQTLPISVRLIREIHAWLLEGVRGSRLQPGELRRRQNWIGPTGCTLNEATFVPPPHRVVPNALGALEAFIHSPSELPVLIQIGLIHAQFETIHPFLDGNGRVGRLLITFLLCQRGILGEPVLYLSHFFRQHRGEYYDRLQAVRDRGDWEGWLAFFLRGAAAVSSEAAETVRRILTLREEHRALVTERLGRAAADGHRVLGRLYRQPFLTVADVPPITGTNYPAANRLVARLVRIGVLEEITESRRNRVFRYGPYLQALEGVETAD from the coding sequence ATGCCATCCCCGCTGCCCCCGGAACCCCCGGTGCAATTGGACGGCGGACTTCAAGCCTTGCTCTCCCAGGCCGACCAGGCGCTGGGCCGCCTCGACGGCTCAATCCAGACATTGCCCGATCCGGACCTGTTCGTGTTCATGTACGTGCGCAAGGAGGCCGTGCTCTCCAGCCAAATTGAGGGCACGCAGAGCTCGCTGCAAGACGTGCTGGCCGCGGAGGCTCAGATCCGCTCGCCGGATCGGCCACGCGACGTCGACGAGGTCATCAACTACGTGACGGCCATGAACCACGGTCTGGACCGATTGCAAACGCTGCCGATTTCCGTCCGCTTGATCCGCGAAATCCATGCCTGGCTGCTCGAAGGCGTCCGCGGGTCTCGGCTCCAACCAGGCGAGTTGCGCCGCAGGCAGAATTGGATCGGCCCCACTGGATGCACCCTAAACGAAGCGACGTTCGTTCCCCCGCCGCACCGCGTGGTGCCGAACGCCTTGGGCGCGCTGGAAGCGTTTATCCATAGCCCCAGCGAGTTACCGGTGCTGATCCAGATTGGATTGATCCACGCGCAATTCGAAACCATCCATCCGTTTCTCGATGGGAACGGACGCGTCGGCCGGCTGCTCATCACGTTCTTGCTCTGCCAGCGCGGAATCCTCGGGGAGCCTGTGCTCTATCTCTCACACTTCTTCCGGCAGCACCGCGGCGAGTACTACGACCGGCTGCAGGCCGTGCGGGACCGCGGCGATTGGGAAGGCTGGCTGGCCTTCTTCCTGCGTGGCGCAGCCGCAGTCAGCAGCGAGGCCGCGGAGACTGTGCGCCGTATCCTGACCCTGCGGGAGGAGCATCGGGCCCTGGTCACGGAGCGCCTGGGTCGGGCCGCCGCCGACGGCCATCGCGTGCTCGGCCGGCTCTACCGACAGCCGTTCCTCACCGTTGCCGATGTGCCGCCAATTACAGGGACCAACTATCCCGCCGCCAATCGCCTGGTTGCCCGACTGGTCCGGATAGGGGTGCTGGAGGAAATCACCGAAAGCCGGCGCAACCGCGTGTTCCGCTATGGCCCCTACCTTCAGGCTCTGGAGGGCGTCGAGACGGCCGACTAA
- a CDS encoding Gfo/Idh/MocA family oxidoreductase, which produces MLKAAMIGAGGRATRAHYPALADADDVSLEAVCDLDPERLAHAGDTYDIPRRYIDHRRMLDEVDCDVVYAIMQPYHVCQVAVDALDAGKHVMVEKPPGANSTEAARIAATAARNDRLVCVALQRRWTPLIRAAKARIEARGPIRFVLAGMHKHPSHQPPESLRIPVMYDRDIHMIDFIRWVCGGEWDEAHARVDNAYTEWTNATQSVIAFTSGALAVHTAIGHAGSRYYRVELHGNGISAYLRPPSYGEIFADGADTPEILDAASLTGDPHGQLDDGVPALHRDFRDCIHEGREPLTSIHDVVHSMRLLEQVARLDAHGQPLEDESEAG; this is translated from the coding sequence ATGCTCAAGGCCGCCATGATCGGGGCCGGGGGACGCGCGACGCGGGCGCACTATCCCGCGCTGGCCGACGCCGACGACGTGAGCCTCGAGGCCGTCTGCGACCTGGATCCGGAGCGCCTGGCGCACGCCGGCGACACCTACGACATCCCCCGGCGCTACATCGACCACCGCCGCATGCTCGACGAGGTCGACTGCGACGTGGTCTACGCCATCATGCAGCCCTATCACGTGTGCCAGGTGGCCGTGGACGCGCTGGACGCGGGCAAGCACGTCATGGTCGAGAAGCCGCCCGGCGCCAACTCGACCGAGGCAGCTCGCATCGCCGCGACGGCCGCCCGCAACGACCGGCTGGTTTGCGTGGCGCTGCAGCGGCGCTGGACGCCGCTGATCCGCGCCGCCAAGGCGCGCATCGAGGCTCGCGGCCCGATCCGCTTCGTCCTGGCGGGCATGCACAAGCACCCCTCACATCAGCCGCCCGAGTCGCTGCGGATCCCCGTGATGTACGACCGCGACATCCACATGATCGACTTCATCCGCTGGGTCTGCGGCGGCGAGTGGGACGAGGCGCACGCCCGCGTCGACAACGCCTACACCGAGTGGACGAACGCCACGCAGTCCGTCATCGCGTTCACGTCGGGCGCGCTGGCGGTGCACACGGCCATCGGACACGCGGGCAGCCGCTACTACCGGGTCGAGCTACACGGCAACGGCATCAGCGCCTACTTGCGCCCGCCGTCATATGGCGAAATCTTCGCCGACGGCGCCGACACCCCCGAGATTCTCGACGCCGCCAGCCTCACCGGCGACCCGCACGGGCAGCTGGACGACGGCGTGCCGGCGCTGCACCGTGACTTTCGAGACTGCATTCACGAGGGCCGGGAGCCGCTCACCAGCATCCACGACGTGGTGCACAGCATGCGGCTGCTGGAGCAGGTCGCCCGGCTCGACGCCCACGGGCAGCCGCTGGAGGATGAGTCCGAGGCGGGTTAG
- a CDS encoding M20/M25/M40 family metallo-hydrolase, translating to MHQQVLDLLDADAIARDTLAFVQVPSETGAEGPGGEHFAALCERAGLEVEVDRFIPDRPNVYARHPGSESGRPLLLNGHVDTIPRGASDPPEMRDGWVVGRGAEDMKGGLVAMVHAAMALRRAGVRLRSDLWLTGVVGHETPVGKKEGPKRLVERIHAGDVPAAAVIIAEGPHAIWTAGLGAAMFRITLTSARGIVHTLHVPYADNPARWAGTMLEEFAEWEARFEAETPHLLCGRQRVDIGLVAGGDYPNRLPTPLTLRGTRRWRHGLTAADIKAELRGICRRIEERSGLEATYSLDAPHEPFETPGDHALVRALEAAAATATGAALPRIGLGLVTDANIYANDASLPVVCCGPEYATAHSDHERVSVERLHRTAGLYALAAMEFCGVET from the coding sequence ATGCATCAACAGGTTCTGGATCTACTCGATGCCGACGCCATCGCGCGGGACACGCTGGCCTTTGTCCAAGTTCCCAGTGAGACGGGCGCCGAGGGTCCCGGCGGCGAGCACTTCGCCGCCCTTTGCGAGCGGGCCGGGCTCGAGGTCGAGGTCGACCGCTTCATTCCCGATCGACCCAACGTCTACGCGCGTCATCCGGGATCCGAGTCGGGGCGTCCGCTGCTGTTGAACGGCCACGTGGACACGATCCCGCGCGGGGCCAGCGACCCGCCGGAGATGCGGGACGGCTGGGTCGTGGGCCGCGGCGCGGAGGATATGAAGGGCGGGCTGGTGGCGATGGTGCACGCGGCGATGGCGCTGCGTCGGGCCGGGGTGCGGTTGCGCTCGGATCTCTGGCTCACGGGAGTCGTCGGTCACGAAACGCCGGTGGGCAAGAAGGAAGGACCGAAGCGCCTGGTGGAACGCATTCACGCGGGCGACGTTCCGGCGGCGGCGGTGATCATCGCCGAGGGGCCGCACGCCATCTGGACGGCCGGGCTGGGCGCGGCGATGTTCCGCATCACGCTGACCAGCGCACGGGGCATCGTGCACACGCTGCACGTGCCCTACGCCGACAATCCGGCCCGCTGGGCGGGCACGATGCTGGAGGAATTCGCCGAATGGGAGGCGCGGTTCGAGGCGGAGACGCCGCATCTGCTCTGCGGCCGGCAGCGGGTCGACATCGGCCTGGTCGCGGGCGGCGACTATCCCAACCGTCTGCCCACGCCCCTCACGCTGCGGGGCACGCGGCGCTGGCGGCACGGGCTGACGGCGGCCGACATCAAGGCGGAGCTGCGGGGGATCTGCCGGCGCATCGAGGAGAGGTCGGGGTTGGAGGCGACGTATTCGTTGGACGCGCCGCACGAACCCTTCGAGACGCCCGGCGACCACGCGCTGGTGCGTGCGCTAGAGGCCGCGGCCGCTACCGCCACCGGCGCCGCGCTGCCGCGGATTGGGCTGGGGCTGGTGACCGACGCCAACATCTACGCCAACGACGCGTCGCTGCCGGTGGTCTGCTGCGGCCCCGAGTACGCCACGGCCCACTCGGACCACGAGCGCGTGTCGGTCGAGCGCCTGCACCGGACCGCCGGGCTCTACGCGCTGGCGGCAATGGAATTCTGCGGCGTAGAAACCTGA
- a CDS encoding phosphotransferase has translation MSGISAMPPLSPPVTLPEDAELAGFSDLFDGEWVWRAHCASFGQPEDPPHRLRLRQLSYNPRRRAVLTCAAEWLHDDFVTQESFAIELAPGQPARLFRYPQDPHLPGLSDAASPETACSLFNRHVVEIPVRRVRVNVVRYRPGGHAVLRHRVGQVRFYVRVMRPERVFRLMEAAELVAPSGFALPRLAGCWTEGGVVWLSEIPGTNVRRLIRKDDAIDPKLILDALTGLWNIPDPANGRRPFSLRGAYRRARRVFRQVLRDHDGPRRTLREAVAALDPFVQTWQPSGTAHNDFYDDQMIRIPDGRLALVDFEETGLGDPLLDVGNFLAHTRWSANFGPEAEAKASGAYYRRMREAALDRFGWDERALNLREAVCIFRVCTNPVRHLAPDWPHRLDEGLSLANELVA, from the coding sequence GTGTCGGGAATCTCCGCGATGCCGCCGTTGTCTCCGCCGGTCACTCTGCCGGAGGACGCTGAGCTAGCCGGGTTTTCCGACCTCTTCGACGGCGAGTGGGTCTGGCGCGCCCATTGCGCCTCGTTCGGCCAACCGGAAGATCCACCGCATCGCCTTCGATTGCGGCAGCTCAGCTATAACCCGCGCCGGCGCGCCGTGCTTACCTGCGCCGCGGAGTGGCTGCACGACGATTTCGTCACCCAGGAATCGTTTGCCATCGAACTGGCGCCCGGGCAACCGGCGCGCCTATTCCGCTATCCGCAAGATCCTCACCTGCCCGGATTGAGCGACGCCGCCTCCCCGGAAACCGCGTGCTCGCTGTTCAACAGACATGTGGTTGAGATCCCCGTGCGGCGCGTGCGTGTGAACGTTGTGCGCTACCGACCCGGCGGGCACGCCGTGCTGCGCCATCGAGTCGGTCAAGTGCGCTTCTACGTCCGGGTCATGCGGCCCGAACGCGTCTTCCGCCTGATGGAGGCGGCGGAGCTGGTGGCGCCGTCCGGGTTTGCGCTGCCGCGCCTGGCAGGCTGCTGGACCGAGGGCGGCGTGGTCTGGCTGTCCGAAATTCCGGGAACCAACGTCCGAAGGCTGATCCGCAAGGACGACGCGATCGACCCCAAGCTGATCCTCGACGCGCTGACCGGGCTCTGGAACATCCCCGATCCGGCCAACGGCCGGCGCCCATTCAGCCTCCGCGGCGCCTACCGGCGGGCGCGGCGCGTGTTTCGCCAGGTACTGCGGGACCACGACGGCCCGCGCCGAACCCTGCGGGAAGCAGTCGCCGCACTGGATCCGTTCGTTCAAACGTGGCAGCCGTCAGGCACCGCCCACAACGACTTCTACGACGACCAGATGATCCGCATCCCGGATGGCCGGTTGGCGCTGGTGGACTTCGAGGAGACCGGGCTGGGCGATCCGCTCCTCGACGTGGGCAACTTCCTGGCCCATACGCGTTGGTCGGCGAACTTCGGGCCCGAAGCCGAGGCCAAGGCCAGCGGCGCCTACTACCGCCGCATGCGCGAGGCCGCGCTGGATCGGTTCGGTTGGGACGAACGCGCGCTCAACCTGCGAGAGGCCGTGTGCATTTTCCGGGTCTGCACCAATCCAGTGCGGCATCTCGCGCCCGACTGGCCGCACCGGCTCGACGAGGGTCTGTCGCTCGCGAACGAGCTGGTGGCCTAG